Proteins from one Terriglobia bacterium genomic window:
- a CDS encoding alpha-L-rhamnosidase C-terminal domain-containing protein, with translation MSASRTRALIFVALFLSTFPSMSSSSGESNPAILHQHWTAQWIACPGSPHREFGVYYFRKEFSLSSKPEHFVIHVSADNHYQLFVNSTRVSTGPARGDLFHWRYETLDIASHLQTGHNTIAAIVWNFAELAPMAQMSHETGLIVQGDTAQEAEVNTNASWKVLESQAVRMIPIDRKTIPFYMVVGPGIRVDASRVPWGWQDVGFDDSSWKPAEMLVEGGPRGIQDSHSPWMLVPRTIPMMEQRLQRLASVRRSQGVEVPDAFLQGGSPVTVPANTTTTVLFDQSFETTAYPELVVSGGKGSVITLTYAEALWKGRDKGNRNDIQGKKMLGMQDQFLPDGGQQRMFRTLWWRTYRYLQLAIRTGDEPLTLDDLRGIFTAYPFTVEASFDSGDPTLQKMWEVGWRTARLCAHTTYMDCPYYERLQYGGDTRIQILISLYMTGDDRLAKNAIELLNESRIPEGITQSRYPSRLPQFIPPFSLFWIGMMHDLWWYHGDTAFLQQYLPGMRDVLGWFERRMGPSGLLGRLEWWNFVDWTPQFKDGVPPEEADGQSSILTLQFVAALQDAADLESSIGNKNFAEQDRAMAAKIARAVYDKCWDPARRLLADTPARQSFSQHASILGVLANAIPEQQQKGVMQKVLTDSTLAQCSYYFRFYLFRALKKVGLGNDYLNLLGPWRQMLDLGLTTWAEEPEPVRSDCHAWSAHPNFDFLNTVAGIGPAAPGFNKVLIQPHLGTLDHLSATVPVPQGSIVVKYDRHDDLLAADITLPQGTTGWLAWGGQKLELHAGEQHVQVSR, from the coding sequence ATGAGCGCGAGCCGTACTCGAGCATTGATTTTTGTTGCACTCTTTCTGAGCACGTTCCCTTCCATGAGTTCCAGTTCCGGCGAGTCAAACCCTGCCATCCTCCATCAGCACTGGACAGCCCAATGGATTGCGTGTCCCGGCAGCCCGCATCGCGAGTTTGGGGTCTATTATTTCCGAAAAGAGTTCTCGCTTTCGAGCAAGCCGGAGCATTTTGTCATTCACGTGAGCGCCGACAACCATTACCAGCTTTTTGTAAACAGTACGCGAGTCTCCACAGGCCCGGCGCGAGGCGACCTGTTCCATTGGCGGTACGAAACGCTCGACATCGCCAGCCACCTCCAGACCGGACATAACACTATCGCCGCCATCGTCTGGAACTTTGCCGAACTCGCCCCCATGGCTCAGATGAGCCATGAGACGGGATTGATCGTGCAGGGCGACACCGCTCAGGAAGCAGAGGTCAATACAAACGCAAGCTGGAAGGTTCTGGAGAGTCAGGCTGTCCGGATGATCCCTATCGACCGCAAGACAATTCCCTTCTATATGGTGGTGGGTCCGGGGATTCGCGTTGACGCATCCCGCGTTCCCTGGGGATGGCAGGATGTGGGATTTGACGATTCGAGCTGGAAACCGGCGGAAATGCTCGTCGAAGGAGGGCCACGCGGAATTCAGGACAGCCACTCGCCGTGGATGCTGGTGCCGCGCACCATCCCCATGATGGAACAGAGACTTCAGCGTCTGGCCAGCGTGAGGAGGTCGCAGGGCGTCGAGGTCCCGGACGCCTTTCTGCAAGGAGGTTCGCCGGTGACGGTCCCGGCCAACACAACCACCACGGTGCTTTTCGACCAGAGCTTTGAAACAACCGCCTATCCGGAACTCGTGGTCAGTGGCGGAAAGGGCTCGGTGATCACGCTGACCTATGCGGAGGCGTTGTGGAAAGGCCGCGACAAGGGAAACCGGAACGACATCCAGGGCAAGAAGATGCTGGGGATGCAGGACCAGTTTCTTCCCGATGGCGGCCAGCAGCGAATGTTCCGGACACTCTGGTGGCGCACTTACCGTTACCTGCAGCTCGCGATAAGGACCGGCGACGAACCGCTCACGCTCGATGACCTTCGCGGGATTTTCACCGCCTACCCCTTCACCGTCGAGGCCAGCTTTGACAGCGGAGACCCAACCCTCCAGAAGATGTGGGAGGTCGGCTGGCGCACTGCGCGGCTTTGCGCCCACACAACCTATATGGACTGCCCGTACTATGAACGATTGCAGTACGGCGGTGACACGCGAATCCAGATATTGATATCGCTCTACATGACGGGTGACGACCGTCTGGCGAAGAATGCCATCGAACTGCTGAACGAGTCGCGCATTCCTGAAGGCATCACGCAAAGCCGCTACCCATCGCGTCTGCCGCAGTTCATTCCGCCGTTTTCTCTCTTCTGGATCGGCATGATGCATGACCTTTGGTGGTATCACGGCGATACGGCATTTCTCCAGCAGTACCTTCCCGGCATGAGGGACGTCCTCGGCTGGTTTGAACGCCGGATGGGTCCGTCCGGCCTGCTGGGACGGCTCGAATGGTGGAACTTTGTTGACTGGACTCCGCAGTTCAAAGATGGCGTGCCTCCGGAAGAAGCGGACGGGCAATCTTCAATCCTGACGCTGCAATTTGTCGCGGCCCTCCAAGACGCCGCCGACCTGGAATCGAGTATCGGCAACAAGAACTTCGCGGAACAGGACCGCGCTATGGCGGCAAAAATTGCACGCGCCGTTTACGACAAGTGCTGGGATCCGGCACGCCGCCTGCTGGCGGACACTCCCGCGCGCCAGAGCTTCAGCCAGCATGCCAGCATCCTGGGCGTCCTTGCCAACGCCATCCCCGAGCAGCAACAGAAAGGCGTCATGCAGAAGGTTTTGACGGATTCTACACTCGCCCAGTGCTCATACTACTTTCGGTTCTATCTGTTCCGCGCCCTTAAGAAAGTTGGGCTGGGCAATGATTATCTCAACCTGCTTGGGCCCTGGCGGCAGATGCTCGATCTTGGCCTGACCACCTGGGCAGAGGAACCCGAACCCGTGCGGTCCGACTGCCACGCCTGGAGCGCCCATCCGAACTTCGACTTCCTCAACACGGTGGCAGGAATAGGACCCGCCGCGCCGGGCTTCAACAAGGTTTTGATCCAGCCGCACCTGGGGACGCTCGATCATCTTTCGGCCACGGTCCCCGTCCCTCAAGGCAGCATCGTGGTGAAATACGACCGGCACGATGACCTCCTGGCCGCTGATATCACGCTGCCTCAGGGCACTACAGGCTGGCTTGCGTGGGGAGGACAAAAGCTGGAACTGCACGCGGGCGAACAGCACGTGCAGGTTTCAAGGTAG